The DNA window ACTGGTTTGTCCAGGCCAGACGCCTCCAGCAGGCCGAACATCTCCTTCAACTCGGCCTTGTAGGTGCGGATCGGCTGATCGGGCATCTCGATCAGCACGCGCAGCACCTCGTCGCGGCGCGGCCACGCCAGGAAGGCCCGCAGCGCGTCCGCCGTCCACAGGCCCGCCTCCACGCCGATGCCACGTTCCAGCAACGTTGAAGCCAGTTCGGGAGCCCCGTCCTCGTGCCAGTTCACCGAGACGAAATCGGGCAGCGCCGTCCAGGCACGCACGGCGGCCAGCCTCGCCCCAGCATCTGGCACGATCCACCAGCCGCTGGACAGGCCCACCGGGACGCTGGGACATGCCGCGCGCACCGCCTCCAGCGCCCGCGCCACGTCGTCAGCGTCCAGACTCTCGGCCCCCGCCGCATTTCTGGGGTGGAAGTGCAGCGCGTCCGCGCCCGCCTCCACCGCCGCCCGCGCGGCCTGGGCGAGCTGCCCGGGCGTGACGGGAATGTTCGGATGTTCGTCGGGGCTTCGGTTGCCGTTCAGGGCCGCTTTCAACACGCCTGCACTCTAGAGCCTGCTAGCCTCCAGGCATGACCTTTTCCATCGTGGGGCGCGACGCGGCAACCGGGGACATCGGGGTGGCGGTCGCCAGCAAGTTTCTGGCGGTGGGGGCGCTGGTGCCCTTCGTGCGCGCGGGTGTGGGCGCAGTCGCCACCCAGAGCTACGTGAATCCCAACTTCGGCCCCGACGGGCTGCGGCTGCTGGCCGAGGGCCTGTCGCCGCAGGAGGTGAGCGCCCGCTTTCAGGCCGAGGACGCCGACATCGCCCAGCGCCAGTTCGGCCTCGTGGCGGCAGATGGGCGAAGCGTGACCTTCAGCGGCCCCGGCTGCCACGCCTGGGCGGGCGGTATCGCGGAGGCGGACGTGGCGATCCAGGGCAACATCCTGACCGGGCCGGGGGTGGTGGAGGCCATGCACGCGGCCTGGAACGCGG is part of the Deinococcus radiopugnans ATCC 19172 genome and encodes:
- a CDS encoding 3-keto-5-aminohexanoate cleavage protein, with product MLKAALNGNRSPDEHPNIPVTPGQLAQAARAAVEAGADALHFHPRNAAGAESLDADDVARALEAVRAACPSVPVGLSSGWWIVPDAGARLAAVRAWTALPDFVSVNWHEDGAPELASTLLERGIGVEAGLWTADALRAFLAWPRRDEVLRVLIEMPDQPIRTYKAELKEMFGLLEASGLDKPVVLHGLGESAWPLLREAARRGLDARIGLEDTLLLPGDFDGAADNAELVRVAREMMG